The Eleutherodactylus coqui strain aEleCoq1 chromosome 6, aEleCoq1.hap1, whole genome shotgun sequence genome window below encodes:
- the LOC136631716 gene encoding piggyBac transposable element-derived protein 4-like, whose translation MGLVKKPTIRAYWSTDILYHTPMFRMAMSRTRFEMIQKFLHYNNNAECPPSDHPNYDRLYKIRPVVEHFNFKFAQAYIPQKNIAVDESLVHFKGRLKFRQYLPSKRARYGVKLYKLCESASGYTHKFRIYEGKDTKIEPPECPPVLGVTGKIVWELVHPLLDQGYHLYVDNFYTSVPLFQCLASRGTVACGTIRKNQRSLPKTLLGQLLRRGESRAQCSNNMLCVKYKDKRDVLILTTIHGHSSTPCPVRGTSTETPKPDCVLDYNKNMGGVDLSDQVLEPYNAMRKTRVWYKKLAVHLVQMAMYNAYVLYRGAGQRGTFLEFQEDVIKALIFGEQEVGEQPSTSGSEATRIVPGQHFPSEIPSTGKKGRTQKKCRVCYKQGIRKDTIHHCETCPTQPGLCIKNCFKTYHTSLKF comes from the coding sequence ATGGGTCTAGTGAAAAAGCCGACCATCCGGGCGTACTGGAGTACTGACATTTTGTATCACACTCCTATGTTCCGCATGGCAATGTCAAGGACACGGTTTGAGATGATCCAAAAATTTTTGCACTATAACAATAATGCAGAGTGCCCCCCAAGTGATCATCCCAATTATGATCGTTTATATAAAATCAGGCCAGTAGTGGaacattttaattttaaatttgccCAGGCATATATCCCCCAAAAAaatattgcagtagacgagtccctggtgcacttcaaggggaggcttaaattccgccagtacctgcccagtaagcgggcacggtatggcgtgAAATTGTACAAACTGTGCGAAAGTGCATCGGGGTACACGCATAAATTCCGCATTTATGAGGGAAAGGACaccaaaattgagcccccagaatgcccccccgtgctgggagtaacagggaaaatagtgtgggaactagtgcacccactattagaccagggttaccatctataCGTGgacaacttttataccagtgtccccctgtttcagtgcctcgcttccagaggaacagtggcatgtggtacCATCCGAAAAAATCAGAGAAGCCTCCCTaaaacgctgcttgggcaactgctcagaaggggtgagagccgggcccaatgcagcaacAATATGTTGTGTGtcaagtataaggacaagagggatgtccttatattgaCCACAATCCACGGCCACagtagtaccccctgcccagtacgaggtaccagtacagaaacccccaaaccagactgtgtCCTTGACTACAATAAGAACATGGGAGGTGTGgacctatcagaccaggtactggagccgtataatgccatgcggaaaacacgggtgtggtacaaaaaactggctgtgcacctcgtacagatggcaatgtacaatgcctacgtgctgtatcGGGGTGCAGGCCAGAGGGGCACCTTCCTCGAGTTTCAGGAAGACGTTatcaaggccctaatatttggggaacAGGAGGTGGGAGAgcagcccagtacttctggaagcgaggccacgaggattgtaccagggcagcactttcccagtgaaattccctccactgggaagaagggaaggacccaaaaaaaGTGCAGAGTGTGCTATAAACAAGGGATAAGAAAGGACACCATACATCATtgcgaaacgtgccccacacaacccggcctgtgtataaaaaattgttttaagacataccacacatccctgaaattttaa